GCGATCAAGGCGGGCGATGTGGCCACCGGCGGCCAGATGGCCGGTTTTGTGAAAGAGGTGTTGCTGGGCGAGGTCAAGGACAGCGACGGGGACGGGGTGCCGGATGCGAGCGACCGCTGCCCGGGAACGCCGCGCAACGTGGCTGTGGACAGCCAGGGGTGTCCGAAGGATACCGATGGCGACGGGGTGTACGACTACCTGGATCGCTGCCCGAACACGGGTGCGGGTGTGAAGGTCGATCAGTACGGTTGTCCGGTGCCCACGGCGACCAAGAGCGCGATCGTGACGGCGGCCGGGACCTGGATTTTCAAGGGGATCCAGTTCGATAACAACAGCGCGGTGCTCAAGGCCTCGTCCTACGGGGTGCTCGATGAGATCGTGCAGGGGATGAAGGATCAGCCCAGCCTGAATGTGGAGATCCAGGGCCACACGGACATTTCAGGTGCGCATGCCTACAACATGGGTCTTTCCAAGCGCCGGGCCGATGCGGTCAAGGCGTATCTGATCTCCAAGGGGATTTCCGCCGAGCGCATGACGACCAGGGGCTACGGTCCCGACCGGCCGGTTGCGACCAATGCCACGGCCGCGGGCCGCGCCGAAAACCGGCGGGTGGAGTTCAAACCGGTGTACTAACCGATCGGCCCTGATTGAAACATGACGACGAGCGTGTGATGACAGGTGGGGTGGATCCTCCTTCGCCCCACTGTTTTTTTATGATCATACGGTTGAAATCTTAGTCCGCTTCGCCTATAGTCGCGCCCGTTGCAAGCTTTGAAATACGCCGTGGAAAGGAAAGCGAAGTGGAAAAAATCGTACCTAAAAGAATGTTTTTTACCAAGGGGGTGGGCTACCATCGCAACAAATTGCAAAGCTTCGAGCTGGCCCTGCGCGACGCAGGCATCGAAAAGTGCAACCTGGTGACCATTTCGAGCATCATGCCGCCGGATTGCAAGATTCTATCCAAAAGCGAGGGGCTCAAGTGCCTGGTGCCCGGGCAGATCACGTTTGTAGTGCTGGCGCGCGAGTCGACCAACGAACCGAGCCGGCTGATCACAGCAGCAGTGGGTCTGGCGCAACCCAAGGATAAAAATCAGTACGGTTATATTTCCGAACATCATGGCTTCGGCCAGAATGCCCGCCAATCCGGTGATTTTGCAGAAGACCTGGCGGCCACCATGCTGGCGTCCACCCTGGGCATCGAGCTGGACCCGGATCAGGCCTGGGACGAGCGCAAGCAGCACTATGTGGCCGGCAAGGATCGCCTGTTCGTGAGCCGCAGCATCGCCAAGGCGGCCCATGGCCACAAGGACGGTTTGTGGACGACGGTACTGGCCTGTGCGGTTATGCTGCTGGTCTAACCGTGCGACTGTTTCGTGAAACTACTTCGGATCACGGCAGCTGACCCAGCGGGTCCCGGATTCATCGAGAAAGAGACGTCATGAAGTCATTGTTCAAGGATGCACCGGATATCGTACCGCAGCGGTTGCAAAAGGGGATGGGCGTTGCCGAGCTGATCGAAATCATGGGGCGCACCTGCTTCGAGGCGCGCAACGTGCGACGCGCGGCCCGGTTGTACGCCCGCATGATCGATCAGGGCGATACGATCTGGCTGGGAATTGCCGGCGCCGGGATCGCCGGTGGCATGGGGGGAATGGTCATCTCCCTGCTCGAGGCGGGCTTTGTAGATGTGATCTGCTCCACCGGGGCGCAGGTGTATCATGATTTGCACTTTGCGTTCGACCTGCCGGTTAAATCGATTCATCCCCATTACGACGATGATCTTTTGCGCCGCCACGGCGATACGCGCATCTATGATATCGGCATCCGCGAGAAAGAGACCCTGGAAGCCCAGGATGCGGTGATCCGGCGGTTCGTGAAGGAGCAGCACCCGGTGCTGGGCGAAAGACCCATCTCTTCCTGGGAGTTCAATCACCATCTGGGCCTTTGGGTCAATCAACAGGCTCCGCACCCGGAGCGAAGCTTTACCGCGACGGCGGCGCGATTGGGGGTGCCGATTTTCTGGGATTCACTTTCCAACCACTCGATCGCCATGAACCTGGTGCGGACCGACCGCGAGGGATTTCCGATTCACGTGTCGGCGCAAAAAGATATCTCCCATTCGGCGGCCATCGCGTTTACTTCCGAGAAGACCGGTTTCCTGGAGCTGGGCGGCGGCGGACCGAAGAATTTCATCCAGCAGACCGGGCCGACCATCAGTCAGATTCTCGGTGTCGACTTCGAAGGTGCGGACCGGGGCATCCAGATCGGGACGGCAGTGGAGCGCGAGGGCAGTTTGTCGAGCTGCACGTTCGGCGAGGCGGTGACCTGGGGCAAGTACCAGCACGCCGACGAGACCAACCTGGTTCAGGTGTGGGGTGAGTACAGCATTATCTTCCCCCTGCTGGCAGCTTACGCTATAGAGACGTGCGCTCCCAGGCCCGCCCGGATGATCAGCAACGACATAGCCGATCGCGTGGCCCGTCTGGAGACGGCTCAATGACCCCCCATGACACGCCTTTTCTCGCACCGCCTGAGGAGTATGGTGATTTCGACGCAGCCCGGGCCGTGGTGGTGCCCTTTCCTTACGAGGGCGGCGTATCCTATGGACTGGGTACGGGGGACGCGCCTCAAGCCGTTTTGGAAGCCTCTCAGCAGGTGGAGTTTTACGACGAGGAGTTGGACGGCGAGCCTTACAAGGTCGGGATTGCCACCATCGCCGCACCGCCCATTCCAGCCGATGCCAGACATATGCTGGCCCTTCTCGAGCGCACGACCGATGAGCTGTTGAACCAGGGAAAGTTCCCGGTGATCGTGGGCGGCGATCATTCCATCTCCAGCGCGCCCATGCGCAGCGTCTTCAAGAAGTATCCTGATATGGGCGTGATCCAGTTCGATGCCCACGCCGATTTGCGGGAGACTTACGACGACAGCCCGCTGAGTCACGCCTGCGTGATGGCCCGCGCGCGCGAGATGACGCCGCATACCTTGCAGTTGGGAATTCGCAGTATGGACGTCGAGGAGGCGCGCCTGATTCGGCGGGAAAAACTGGCAGTGGCGACCATGCGCCAATTGCGGCAGGGTCTTTTTGATCTGCCGGCTGCTCTGGCGGCCCTTCCCGAAAAGGTGTTTGTGACGGTGGATGTGGATGTGTTCGACTGGAATGTGATTGCCAGCACCGGCACGCCCGAGCCGGGGGGAATGGGCTGGTACGAGGCCCTCGATCTGCTCAAGATGATTTTTCATACCAAGCATGTGGTCGGCTGCGATGTGGTC
This Desulfatitalea tepidiphila DNA region includes the following protein-coding sequences:
- a CDS encoding pyruvoyl-dependent arginine decarboxylase, whose amino-acid sequence is MEKIVPKRMFFTKGVGYHRNKLQSFELALRDAGIEKCNLVTISSIMPPDCKILSKSEGLKCLVPGQITFVVLARESTNEPSRLITAAVGLAQPKDKNQYGYISEHHGFGQNARQSGDFAEDLAATMLASTLGIELDPDQAWDERKQHYVAGKDRLFVSRSIAKAAHGHKDGLWTTVLACAVMLLV
- a CDS encoding deoxyhypusine synthase family protein, translated to MKSLFKDAPDIVPQRLQKGMGVAELIEIMGRTCFEARNVRRAARLYARMIDQGDTIWLGIAGAGIAGGMGGMVISLLEAGFVDVICSTGAQVYHDLHFAFDLPVKSIHPHYDDDLLRRHGDTRIYDIGIREKETLEAQDAVIRRFVKEQHPVLGERPISSWEFNHHLGLWVNQQAPHPERSFTATAARLGVPIFWDSLSNHSIAMNLVRTDREGFPIHVSAQKDISHSAAIAFTSEKTGFLELGGGGPKNFIQQTGPTISQILGVDFEGADRGIQIGTAVEREGSLSSCTFGEAVTWGKYQHADETNLVQVWGEYSIIFPLLAAYAIETCAPRPARMISNDIADRVARLETAQ
- the speB gene encoding agmatinase; the protein is MTPHDTPFLAPPEEYGDFDAARAVVVPFPYEGGVSYGLGTGDAPQAVLEASQQVEFYDEELDGEPYKVGIATIAAPPIPADARHMLALLERTTDELLNQGKFPVIVGGDHSISSAPMRSVFKKYPDMGVIQFDAHADLRETYDDSPLSHACVMARAREMTPHTLQLGIRSMDVEEARLIRREKLAVATMRQLRQGLFDLPAALAALPEKVFVTVDVDVFDWNVIASTGTPEPGGMGWYEALDLLKMIFHTKHVVGCDVVELSYRPHDANSPYAVAKLIHKMIGYRFAASIPPA